From a single Brassica napus cultivar Da-Ae chromosome C9, Da-Ae, whole genome shotgun sequence genomic region:
- the LOC111213713 gene encoding zinc finger protein STAMENLESS 1-like produces the protein MENQVMSSASSSLAQLKTCNDINVAVEESKETATENNNPGLGSDSQEVVTERRSENPSLGSGAVPTGNGFICRFCNKRCSSSQSLGGHMNSHTRELQWERKQKEMEQQFHRQWILSQYSQGALSNDNNLGNTSEPFKRICTGLYPSFNSGLMDMNMTVVPRMAPTGFFSGNTFTNGSFSGGLEPIPSYNNYPPMLPRNVPPFPPHRTTNLPSYWYPQENVLNEEDVILKLGNDNIVEIDDDDDDDAVDQPEEGPSKSWGADLSL, from the coding sequence atggAGAACCAAGTTATGTCTTCTGCAAGCTCTTCCCTGGCCCAACTCAAAACATGCAATGACATTAACGTGGCTGTGGAGGAGTCCAAGGAGACGGCAACGGAGAACAACAATCCGGGACTAGGGTCTGATTCTCAGGAAGTTGTGACTGAAAGGAGGAGTGAGAACCCTAGTCTCGGATCTGGTGCTGTCCCAACAGGAAACGGCTTCATTTGTCGCTTTTGCAATAAGCGGTGCTCATCCTCTCAAAGCCTAGGTGGTCACATGAACTCGCACACGAGGGAGCTACAGTGGGAAAGGAAGCAGAAGGAGATGGAACAACAGTTCCATCGTCAGTGGATATTAAGTCAATATTCACAAGGTGCtttatcaaatgataataaTCTTGGGAACACTTCTGAACCTTTCAAACGCATATGTACCGGCCTTTATCCATCTTTCAATAGCGGACTCATGGACATGAATATGACCGTAGTTCCTCGCATGGCTCCTACTGGTTTCTTCTCAGGGAACACTTTCACTAACGGTTCCTTTTCAGGGGGACTTGAGCCAATACCCTCCTACAACAACTATCCCCCGATGCTCCCTAGAAACGTTCCTCCTTTTCCTCCACATAGGACTACCAATCTTCCTAGCTATTGGTATCCGCAAGAGAATGTATTGAACGAGGAGGATGTCATCTTAAAGCTAGGAAATGACAATATTGTGgagattgatgatgatgatgatgacgatgcTGTTGATCAGCCAGAAGAAGGGCCTTCTAAGAGCTGGGGCGCTGATCTATCCCTTTAA